Proteins encoded within one genomic window of Besnoitia besnoiti strain Bb-Ger1 chromosome II, whole genome shotgun sequence:
- a CDS encoding hypothetical protein (encoded by transcript BESB_036960): protein MSLFGVVVPGRPCVAPAQVSGQASAGGVFQSGQWVCDLVNPGEISDFVCFLNAPLPSNNEGAGIYFSIPPFTDWEFMGVITNNKPSALLSPGWSFLPQVNQQPLIKLGLSIESAAVLAEKLLTKPPVDVKKEYARRVALNLYRYIESFQGGATMPLLDQWFQRFETRYQRDPNFVMKSE, encoded by the exons ATGTCTCTCTTTGGCGTCGTTGTACCGGGCCGACCCTGTGTGGCGCCTGCTCAAGTCAGCGGGcaggcgtcggcgggcggcgtcttccAGTCTGGGCAGTGGGTGTGTGACCTCGTGAACCCGGGCGAGATTTCCGACTTTGTCTGCTTCCTCAACGCGCCGCTTCCAAGCAACAACGAAGGCGCAGGGATCTACTTCAGTATTCCGCCCTTCACTGACTGGGAG TTCATGGGGGTCATCACAAACAACAAACCGagcgctctcctctctcccggCTG GTCGTTCTTGCCTCAGGTGAACCAGCAACCCCTTATCAAGCTTGGCTT GTCGATTGAAAGCGCTGCTGTGCTGGCGGAGAAGCTCCTTACGAAGCCGCCTGTAGATGTCAAGAAAGAATacgcgcggcgagtcgcTTTGAACTTGTATAG ATATATTGAATCCTTTCAAGGTGGTGCGACAATGCCGTTGCTGGATCAGTGGTTCCAAAG GTTCGAAACCCGGTACCAGCGAGACCCGAATTTCGTCATGAAAAGTGAATGA